From the Ictalurus furcatus strain D&B chromosome 19, Billie_1.0, whole genome shotgun sequence genome, one window contains:
- the LOC128623531 gene encoding kelch-like protein 10, which produces MALFNHAWYPPDKLRYSIPNISAEIMELIVEYVYIRRVNITEKNVCKLLIAADHLLVTSLVNQCCAFLKAQLCPENCVNIWHFAHSYFCEKLEQQAFLFILHNFEEMVRLSEEFLDLTVEQLSEIIEKDELIVKRESVVFEAILQWIKRAPWKRKAHIGVLLPKVRLGLLTHDYLMSNVSNNVLVMDDVTCKPIVTSVLMGIDDLNPSLFLSSDLMRRRLPSAVLLVIGGWTPRGVTNAIEAYDTQAARWVTVTCNDKIPRASQGAVYLNGFMYCIGGLYRMKLSYGMKLSRSVRRFDPVTRIWAHVSPMHSRRNDLSVCVLDGRIYAIGGFNGIEHLNTVERYEPENDKWSMIAPMHDRRSEASATVLNGKVYVCGGFDGSEHLFTGEYYSPQTGAWTLIPPMMISRRGLGVVAYGGQVYAVGGFDGNNNLSDVEVYYPQTNVWRKGPAMKNQHSHFGIEVLDDLLFVAGGITHITIMDEVECFDEQTSEWHAVENMGISRHSLSCCVLSGLPNMAEYTVPQDNPYRIPQSSRSTRGYLTPPANV; this is translated from the coding sequence ATGGCTCTCTTCAACCATGCCTGGTACCCTCCTGATAAGCTCAGGTACAGCATCCCTAACATTTCTGCCGAGATAATGGAGCTGATCGTGGAGTACGTGTATATAAGACGTGTTAACATCACGGAGAAAAACGTGTGTAAGCTGCTGATCGCTGCTGATCATCTGTTGGTGACCAGCCTGGTGAATCAATGCTGCGCGTTCCTGAAGGCTCAGCTGTGTCCAGAGAACTGCGTTAACATCTGGCATTTTGCTCACTCCTACTTCTGCGAGAAGTTGGAGCAGCAGGCCTTCCTGTTTATCTTGCACAACTTTGAGGAGATGGTGCGCCTCTCTGAGGAGTTCCTGGACCTGACGGTCGAGCAGCTGAGCGAGATCATCGAGAAGGACGAACTGATCGTGAAACGGGAGAGCGTGGTGTTCGAGGCCATCTTACAGTGGATCAAACGTGCGCCATGGAAACGGAAAGCGCACATAGGAGTGTTACTGCCCAAGGTTCGTCTGGGGCTACTGACGCACGATTACCTTATGAGCAATGTGAGCAACAACGTTTTAGTGATGGACGACGTGACATGTAAGCCGATTGTCACCAGCGTTCTGATGGGCATCGATGACCTCAACCCGAGCCTTTTTCTCAGCTCTGATCTCATGAGACGCCGCCTGCCCAGCGCCGTTCTGCTGGTCATCGGTGGCTGGACCCCAAGGGGTGTCACCAATGCCATAGAAGCGTACGATACGCAAGCGGCACGCTGGGTCACCGTCACGTGCAACGACAAGATTCCACGAGCCTCTCAAGGGGCGGTGTATCTGAACGGCTTCATGTACTGCATCGGAGGATTATACAGGATGAAATTGTCATACGGGATGAAATTGTCACGCAGTGTGAGAAGGTTTGACCCAGTCACCAGAATCTGGGCTCACGTGAGCCCCATGCACTCTCGCCGAAATGACctgagcgtgtgtgtgctgGACGGTCGTATCTATGCGATAGGAGGATTTAATGGCATTGAACATCTGAATACGGTTGAGCGATATGAACCTGAGAATGATAAGTGGAGCATGATCGCGCCAATGCACGATCGAAGGAGCGAGGCAAGCGCTACAGTACTGAACGGCAAAGTGTACGTATGCGGAGGGTTTGACGGGAGTGAGCATTTGTTCACGGGGGAGTATTACAGTCCTCAGACGGGAGCGTGGACCCTCATCCCCCCCATGATGATCAGTAGGCGTGGACTGGGCGTGGTCGCATACGGAGGACAGGTTTACGCTGTCGGGGGATTTGATGGTAATAATAATCTAAGCGATGTAGAGGTGTATTATCCTCAGACCAACGTGTGGAGAAAAGGTCCAGCCATGAAAAACCAGCACAGCCACTTCGGCATTGAGGTGCTGGACGATCTCCTGTTTGTTGCTGGAGGAATTACCCACATTACGATCATGGATGAAGTGGAGTGTTTTGATGAGCAGACTTCTGAATGGCATGCAGTTGAAAACATGGGGATTTCCCGCCATTCTCTGAGCTGCTGTGTGCTGTCTGGTTTACCCAACATGGCCGAGTACACTGTGCCCCAAGACAATCCCTACAGAATCCCTCAGAGCTCACGGAGCACCAGGGGCTACCTCACACCTCCTGCCAACGTCTGA